The Candidozyma auris chromosome 1, complete sequence genome includes a region encoding these proteins:
- a CDS encoding Gly-Xaa carboxypeptidase: MIGLPDENSKKSKKYGAVSIAAIVVVIVFFSTNLFAWSKILLLGQDTDICPIVKIERPESFYKDNSTVTNILQGDEFRKVSAEKLSKAVQVDTQIYDDPPEVDSNPEYWAKFKKFHKYLEKTFPTVYEHLEVNTVNTYGLVFYWKGSNSKLKPLMLTAHQDVVPVQEETLGDWSHPPFEGYFDGKTMFGRGVSDCKNVLVSIMETLEILIKQDFKPERGIIAAFGMDEEVSGWHGASHIAGYLEERFGKDGIYAIIDEGAGLTKDPFTGNIIAMPGTGEKGYVDVEISLTTPGGHSSVPPDHTSIGILSELAYVIEQEQYEPVLTELNPTLHMLQCQAAHDHRKKIPGILRKSILRAGYDKVANSFVLKQLSKIPSLRYLMQTSQALDIISGGEKNNALPENAKLLVNHRVAIEKNVDSVKEAITKKVLAVAKKHDVGLNAFGKKLLEPTAKGNFDVHVSGKSTETAPVTPVGDELWGYVAGVTRHIFEDYVFTNLTDPVVVAPAIMTGNTDTRHYWNLTDHIYRYSPMFMLDFLKDTNVHSVDEHIEFDNHLRLLAFFYEFIQVVQQ; encoded by the coding sequence ATGATTGGGCTTCCTGACGAAAATTCgaagaaatcgaaaaaaTACGGTGCCGTATCAATTGCCGCAATTGTAGTGGTAATTGTGTTCTTCAGCACTAACTTGTTCGCTTGGAGCAAGATCCTCCTCTTGGGCCAGGACACCGATATCTGTCCCATTGTGAAAATAGAAAGACCAGAGCTGTTCTACAAGGACAACTCCACGGTAACCAACATTTTGCAAGGTGACGAATTTAGGAAAGTTTCAGCCGAAAAGCTCCTGAAAGCTGTTCAGGTCGATACTCAGATCTACGATGATCCTCCAGAAGTGGACTCCAACCCAGAGTACTGGGCCAAGTTTAAGAAGTTTCATaagtacttggagaagactTTCCCTACTGTCTACGAGCACTTGGAAGTGAACACTGTCAATACGTATGGCCTAGTTTTCTATTGGAAAGGTTCAAACTCCAAGCTCAAGCCATTGATGTTGACCGCTCACCAAGACGTTGTTCCcgttcaagaagaaaccttGGGAGACTGGTCACACCCACCATTTGAGGGTTACTTCGATGGAAAGACCATGTTTGGACGTGGTGTGTCGGACTGCAAGAACGTGCTTGTGTCGATCATGGAGACGTTGGAGATTTTGATCAAGCAAGACTTCAAGCCTGAAAGAGGTATCATTGCTGCTTTTGGTATGGATGAAGAGGTATCAGGCTGGCACGGCGCTCTGCACATCGCAGGCTATTTGGAGGAGAGATTTGGCAAGGATGGTATCTATGCCATCATTGACGAGGGCGCCGGTCTCACTAAGGACCCTTTCACTGGTAACATTATTGCCATGCCTGGTACTGGTGAGAAAGGCTACGTAGACGTCGAGATATCTCTTACAACCCCTGGTGGCCACTCATCTGTTCCACCAGATCACACCTCAATCGGTATATTGTCTGAATTGGCCTATGTTATCGAACAGGAGCAGTATGAGCCAGTTCTCACCGAATTGAATCCTACCTTGCATATGTTGCAATGCCAGGCTGCCCACGACCATAGGAAGAAAATTCCAGGAATTTTGAGGAAGCTGATTTTGCGTGCTGGTTATGACAAGGTTGCTAACTCGTTCGTGCTCAAACAATTATCCAAGATCCCCTCTCTCCGTTACTTGATGCAAACCTCACAGGCTTTGGATATCATAAGCGGTGGTGAGAAGAACAACGCTTTACCTGAAAACGCCAAGTTATTGGTCAACCACAGAGTTGCAATCGAGAAAAATGTAGACTCTGTCAAGGAAGCAATCACCAAAAAAGTGTTGGctgttgcaaagaaacacgATGTGGGTCTCAATGCATTTGGTAAAAAGTTGCTTGAGCCAACTGCGAAGGGCAACTTTGATGTCCACGTATCGGGTAAGTCTACGGAAACTGCACCTGTGACTCCAGTTGGCGATGAGCTTTGGGGTTATGTGGCTGGTGTAACAAGACATATTTTTGAGGACTAtgtcttcaccaacttgacTGACCCTGTTGTGGTTGCACCTGCAATCATGACTGGTAATACCGACACCAGACACTACTGGAACTTGACTGATCATATTTACAGATACAGCCCTATGTTTATgttggacttcttgaaggacACCAACGTTCACAGCGTTGACGAGCACATTGAGTTCGACAACCATTTGCGCTTGCTTGCCTTTTTCTATGAATTCATCCAGGTAGTGCAGCAGTAA